One stretch of Pandoraea oxalativorans DNA includes these proteins:
- a CDS encoding sigma-70 family RNA polymerase sigma factor, which yields MMRDDNGGRKDHVRADASAVAALYHDHHGWLRNWLHRKLGNHGDAADLAHDTFVRLLSKDTPVCPREPRAFLTVVAQGLVANLHRHRKIEAAYLDTLAAQPEAVAPDPETRAILLQTLIDIDRRLDGLPPVVRRVFLMSQLDGLAQRDIAETVGISIATVQRHIVKALHACCFGDAA from the coding sequence ATGATGCGTGACGACAACGGGGGACGCAAAGATCACGTACGCGCGGACGCGTCCGCCGTGGCCGCGCTCTATCACGATCATCATGGCTGGCTGCGCAACTGGCTGCATCGCAAACTCGGCAATCACGGCGACGCCGCCGACCTCGCGCACGACACCTTCGTGCGTCTGCTCAGCAAGGACACCCCCGTCTGCCCGCGCGAGCCCCGCGCCTTTCTCACCGTCGTTGCGCAAGGGCTGGTCGCCAATCTGCATCGCCATCGCAAGATCGAAGCCGCTTATCTCGACACGCTCGCCGCGCAGCCCGAGGCCGTCGCGCCCGACCCCGAGACCCGCGCGATCCTGCTCCAGACACTCATCGACATCGATCGTCGCCTCGACGGCCTGCCGCCTGTCGTGCGCCGCGTCTTCCTCATGTCGCAACTCGACGGCCTCGCGCAGCGCGACATCGCCGAGACCGTCGGTATCTCCATCGCCACCGTGCAACGCCATATCGTTAAAGCCCTGCACGCCTGCTGCTTCGGAGACGCCGCATGA